A window from Macaca thibetana thibetana isolate TM-01 chromosome 7, ASM2454274v1, whole genome shotgun sequence encodes these proteins:
- the BRF1 gene encoding transcription factor IIIB 90 kDa subunit isoform X4 produces the protein MTALRLLQRMKRDWMHTGRRPSGLCGAALLVAARMHDFRRTVKEVISVVKVCESTLRKRLTEFEDTPTSQLTIDEFMKIDLEEECDPPSYTAGQRKLRMKQLEQVLSKKLEEVEGEISSYQDAIEIELENSRPKAKGGLASLAKDGSAEDTASSLCGEEDTEDEELEAAASHLNKDLYRELLGGTPGSSEATGNPEWGGRPPALGSLLDPLPTAASLGISDSIRECISSQCNDPKDASGDGELDLSGIDDLEIDRYILNESEARVKAELWMRENAEYLREQREKEARIAKEKELGIYKEHKPKKSCKRREPIQASTAREAIEKMLEQKKISSKINYSVLRGLSSAGGGSPHREDAQPEHSTSARKLSRRRTPASRSGADPVTSVGKRLRPLVSTQPAKKAATGEVRCPRQPGQGDLGRQPTHFFLGPDAWSVSTGRAGLTEAPAPLLHTGLAWPENRGPRAGLPVAGAGAGRKWGPLCASCSALGPRVSSLAVGLVLAGNLYVGSRHCQVTGPSPSGLRGLLSGLSFVGDWSGPGNQGAAGRVPVQLKVLAGCGPSSLCLCSGGQARPSPPGAEATVSSAEAYGLERRSACSPSAGVGPSRV, from the exons CACTCCTAGTTGCAGCCAGAATGCATGACTTCAGGAGGACTGTGAAGGAGGTCATCAGTGTGGTCAAAGTGTGTGAGTCCACGCTGCGAAAGAG GCTCACAGAATTTGAAGACACCCCCACCAGTCAGCTGACCATAGATGAGTTCATGAAGATCGACCTGGAGGAGGAGTGCGACCCCCCCTCATACACGGCTGGGCAGAGGAAGCTGCGGATGAAGCAG CTTGAACAAGTTCTGTCAAAAAAACTGGAGGAGGTTGAAG GTGAAATATCCAGTTACCAGGATGCAATTGAGATTGAACTAGAAAACAGCCGGCCAAAGGCCAAGGGGGGCCTGGCCAGCCTGGCGAAAGATG GCTCCGCTGAGGACACCGCGTCCAGCTTGTGTGGCGAGGAGGACACGGAGGATGAGGAGCTGGAGGCCGCGGCCAGCCACCTGAACAAGGACTTATACCGGGAGCTCCTTGGTGGCACCCCTGGCAGCTCGGAAGCAACAGGAAACCCCGAGTGGGGCGGCAGACCTCCAGCCCTTGGGTCCCTGCTGGACCCCCTCCCCACTGCGGCCAGCCTGGGCATCTCAGATTCGATCCGCGAATGCATCTCCTCGCAGTGCAACGACCCCA AAGATGCTTCGGGAGACGGCGAGCTGGACCTCAGTGGCATTGACGACCTGGAGATTGACAGG TACATCCTGAATGAGTCGGAAGCCCGCGTGAAGGCCGAGCTGTGGATGAGGGAGAACGCCGAGTACCTGCGGGAACAGAGGG aaaaagaagcaagaatAGCCAAAGAGAAGGAGCTTGGCATCTACAAGGAGCACAAG CCCAAGAAGTCTTGCAAGCGACGGGAGCCAATTCAGGCCAGTACCGCCAGGGAGGCCATCGAGAAGATGTTGGAGCAGAAGAAGATCTCCAGCAAGATCAACTACAGTGTGCTCCGGGGCCTCAGCAGCGCCGGCGGGGGCAGCCCGCACAGGGAGGATGCGCAGCCCGAGCATAGCACCAGTGCCAGGAAGCTGTCACGAAGGAGAACGCCGGCCAGCAGAAGTGGGGCTGACCCTGTGACCAGTGTGGGGAAAAG GTTGAGGCCTCTGGTGTCTACGCAGCCAGCAAAGAAGGCGGCCACAGGAGAGGTGCGTTGTCCCAGGCAGCCAGGGCAGGGGGACCTTGGGAGGCAGCCCACCCATTTCTTCCTGGGCCCAGATGCTTGGTCTGTGAGCACAGGGAGAGCAGGCCTGACAGAGGCACCTGCCCCTTTGCTCCACACTGGCCTGGCGTGGCCAGAGAATCGAGGCCCGAGGGCGGGGCTCCCGGTTGCTGGAGCAGGAGCGGGCAGGAAGTGGGGACCGTTGTGTGCCTCCTGCTCAGCGCTCGGGCCAAGGGTGAGCAGCCTTGCTGTGGGCCTGGTGCTTGCAGGGAACCTGTATGTAGGAAGCAGGCACTGCCAGGTCACAGGGCCCAGCCCTTCAGGGCTCAGGGGTCTTTTATCTGGACTGTCATTTGTTGGTGACTGGTCTGGCCCAGGAAACCAGGGAGCAGCAGGGAGGGTCCCAGTGCAGCTGAAGGTGCTGGCGGGTTGCGGCCCCAGCAGCCTCTGTCTATGTTCtgggggccaggccaggccaaGCCCCCCGGGGGCAGAGGCCACAGTGTCCTCGGCCGAGGCCTACGGTCTGGAAAGGCGTTCTGCGTGCTCCCCGAGCGCTGGGGTGGGGCCCAGTAGGGTATAG